ATCGTATCCTGGTCACAATCTATATCAATACTTCTTACGGTTAAAAAGTTACCCGATTCTTCTCCTTTTGTCCAGAGTCTGTTTTTAGAACGGCTGAAAAAGGTAACTATTTTTTCTTTTTTTGTTTTTTCAAAAGCTTCCTTATTCATATAGCCCAGCATCAGAACTTGCAGCGTTCGGTTATCCTGAATCACTACAGGCACCAATCCGTTGTCTTTATTAAAATCAATATTCATCGTACTTGTATTTTTTGAGTTTTTAATTGTTGTTTTAAATCCTGAATTCCTATTTCATTAAAATGGAATATACTGGCTGCCAAAGCTCCTGTAGCCTTGGTTTCATTAAATACTTTAACAAAGTCATCTACAGCTCCGGCTCCACCGGAAGCAATCACAGGAATGGTTACCCGCTCTGAAACCTGCTTGGTAATATTGAGATCAAAGCCGTTTTTAGTTCCGTCACCATCCATGGAGGTTAACAGGATTTCCCCAGCTCCCAAAGCTTCCACTCTCCTTGCCCATTCTACCGTATCAAGCTCTGTAGCCTCTCTTCCTCCTTTGATATGAACAAGATCAGTTGAGCCTACTCTTTTGGTATCTATAGCAACTACCACACATTGGCTCCCGAATTCATTGGCTAACTCAGAGATTAACTTCGGATTTTTTACAGCTGAAGAATTGATACTGATTTTATCCGCTCCCGCTTCCAAAAGCTTGCTCACATCTTCCACAGAGGCTATTCCACCCCCAACAGTAAACGGGATACTCAACCCCTGAGCGATCTTCCGTACCAACTCCACAAAGGTTTTCCTGTTTTCAATGGTGGCTGTAATATCAAGAAAAACAAGTTCATCTGCACCCTCCAATTCATATTTTTTAGCCAGTTCTATAGGATCTCCGGCATTTTTCAGATCCTCAAAATTGATTCCCTTTACTGTATTTCCATCTTTAATATCCAGACATGGAATAATTCTTTTTTTAAGCATTTTCAATAAAATTTTGAAGTTGTTTCAGACTTATT
This Chryseobacterium sp. G0162 DNA region includes the following protein-coding sequences:
- the hisF gene encoding imidazole glycerol phosphate synthase subunit HisF, which gives rise to MLKKRIIPCLDIKDGNTVKGINFEDLKNAGDPIELAKKYELEGADELVFLDITATIENRKTFVELVRKIAQGLSIPFTVGGGIASVEDVSKLLEAGADKISINSSAVKNPKLISELANEFGSQCVVVAIDTKRVGSTDLVHIKGGREATELDTVEWARRVEALGAGEILLTSMDGDGTKNGFDLNITKQVSERVTIPVIASGGAGAVDDFVKVFNETKATGALAASIFHFNEIGIQDLKQQLKTQKIQVR